In Cytobacillus oceanisediminis, the following proteins share a genomic window:
- a CDS encoding cysteine dioxygenase, with product MVLKGRFKNILDSLKSPSAEELRKALASLDIKLEELLPHLLPADGKPYYRKLLYQNDEVELLVMNWSDIECAPHDHGNSKGWIQVLNGDSENTVFEVKEDVPVELFAEIKSKDSFFFAPKKGVHKMKSAGRENLVTLHLYSPPITGMKVYDLHKCAACVVSEDCGAWWPEEVRQKVKEIQLR from the coding sequence ATGGTCTTGAAGGGACGGTTTAAAAACATTTTGGATTCATTGAAATCACCTTCTGCAGAAGAACTTAGAAAGGCTTTGGCATCACTTGATATCAAGCTTGAGGAACTGCTTCCGCACTTGCTGCCGGCAGATGGAAAACCCTATTACCGCAAGCTGCTCTACCAGAATGATGAAGTGGAGCTGCTCGTCATGAACTGGTCTGATATCGAATGCGCCCCGCATGATCATGGAAATTCAAAGGGATGGATTCAAGTGTTAAATGGAGATTCGGAAAACACCGTTTTTGAAGTGAAGGAAGACGTCCCAGTTGAGCTTTTTGCAGAGATAAAGTCCAAAGACTCCTTCTTTTTTGCTCCCAAAAAAGGTGTGCACAAAATGAAGAGTGCAGGCAGGGAGAACCTTGTCACACTGCATCTTTATTCACCTCCGATTACTGGTATGAAGGTTTACGACCTGCATAAGTGCGCTGCCTGTGTAGTCTCTGAAGACTGTGGGGCATGGTGGCCTGAGGAGGTGAGACAGAAGGTGAAGGAGATTCAGTTAAGATAA
- a CDS encoding XapX domain-containing protein translates to MKIVLLSILTGFLVGFVFAFMKLPIPAPPALPGIMGIVGIYLGFKAYEVILPWLQGILR, encoded by the coding sequence ATGAAAATCGTTCTTTTATCCATACTTACAGGATTTCTTGTCGGATTTGTCTTTGCTTTCATGAAGCTGCCGATTCCCGCACCGCCAGCTCTGCCTGGCATTATGGGGATTGTCGGCATTTACCTCGGGTTTAAAGCATATGAAGTGATTCTGCCCTGGCTGCAGGGGATATTGAGATAG
- a CDS encoding DMT family transporter has translation MKPQFAASLYATISICFWGVSFVSTKAVLDKLDPYTLIMLRFAIGAAFLLLLLLLKRYPLQIPLKYIPHLVVLGVLGVFIHQVIQVTALKTIDASSAGWIISFSPVFTVLLSMIFLHEKLTLLKTLGIITAISGVLMVTGARSGQTLGFALNIGYFLMILSTLNWAVYSILVRKLQIKLPSLAVTFYMSLLGCLLTIPFLMRDRGWEKFHLLSDAEWAHILFLGIFVSGIGYWYWSKALEVLEASKVSMFIYMEPLFTFIAAILLLREKIFFISIMGGIIIIIGVIMVNGQMQYFSWRKR, from the coding sequence ATGAAACCACAGTTTGCAGCCTCACTTTACGCAACCATTTCAATCTGTTTTTGGGGAGTCTCTTTTGTCTCCACCAAAGCAGTTTTGGATAAGCTGGATCCTTATACATTAATCATGCTCCGGTTTGCCATCGGGGCGGCTTTTCTGCTTCTTTTGCTCTTGCTGAAAAGATATCCTCTCCAGATTCCGCTCAAATATATTCCTCATTTAGTTGTTCTCGGTGTTCTCGGCGTTTTCATTCACCAGGTCATCCAGGTAACAGCTCTAAAGACGATAGACGCCTCATCTGCAGGATGGATTATTTCTTTTTCACCTGTATTCACTGTGCTGCTCTCCATGATCTTTCTTCATGAAAAATTGACATTACTTAAGACACTAGGCATTATAACAGCCATTTCCGGCGTGCTCATGGTAACGGGAGCGAGAAGCGGCCAGACGCTGGGATTTGCTTTAAATATAGGCTATTTTCTGATGATCCTAAGTACACTGAATTGGGCGGTATATTCGATTTTGGTGAGGAAACTGCAAATTAAGCTGCCGTCCCTTGCGGTCACTTTTTATATGAGTTTGCTTGGATGCTTGTTGACCATTCCCTTTTTAATGAGAGATAGAGGGTGGGAGAAGTTCCATCTTTTATCAGATGCTGAATGGGCTCATATATTGTTTCTGGGCATATTTGTATCGGGGATTGGCTACTGGTACTGGTCCAAGGCACTCGAGGTTTTGGAAGCTTCCAAAGTATCGATGTTTATCTATATGGAACCGCTGTTTACCTTTATAGCGGCCATTCTATTGCTTCGTGAAAAAATTTTCTTCATAAGCATCATGGGCGGGATCATAATTATTATAGGAGTGATCATGGTGAATGGTCAGATGCAATATTTTTCATGGAGGAAACGATAA
- the uvsE gene encoding UV DNA damage repair endonuclease UvsE, whose amino-acid sequence MKIRLGYVSHAISLWEASPARTLTFTRFQQMPEEEGLEKLKAVTAVNLQNTLRMLYFNIAHEIQLYRLSSSIVPLATHPEVLWDFVTPFKDKWLEIGELIKKHGLRVSFHPNQFTLFTSPREDVTRNAVKDMEYHYRMFEAMGVENESIINIHIGGAYGDKLTTIRRFHENLQMLPSHIKEQMTLENDDKTYNADETLLACQKENIPLVFDYHHHMANLGTRPLDELLPEIFQTWEKTGLKPKIHISSPKSEKAFRSHADYVDIDFIRPLLDLLKTFNRDIDFMIEAKAKDKAALKLTEDISSIRGVKRIGGAEIEWK is encoded by the coding sequence TTGAAAATCAGACTGGGATATGTTTCTCATGCCATCAGCTTGTGGGAGGCATCTCCCGCGAGAACGTTAACGTTTACGCGCTTTCAGCAAATGCCTGAGGAAGAAGGGCTGGAAAAACTGAAGGCCGTCACAGCGGTGAATCTGCAAAATACGTTAAGAATGCTTTATTTTAATATCGCCCATGAAATTCAGCTATATCGGCTTTCAAGCTCCATCGTGCCCCTGGCCACACACCCGGAGGTTTTATGGGATTTTGTCACACCCTTTAAGGATAAATGGCTTGAAATCGGTGAATTGATTAAAAAACATGGACTCCGCGTCAGCTTTCATCCCAATCAATTCACCCTGTTCACATCTCCGCGCGAGGATGTGACCCGAAATGCAGTCAAAGATATGGAATACCATTACCGGATGTTCGAGGCCATGGGCGTTGAAAACGAAAGCATCATTAATATCCATATTGGCGGGGCTTACGGGGACAAGCTCACGACCATCCGCCGTTTCCATGAAAATCTCCAAATGCTGCCTTCTCATATTAAAGAGCAAATGACACTCGAGAATGATGACAAAACCTATAACGCGGATGAAACTCTCCTGGCCTGCCAGAAAGAAAACATCCCCCTTGTGTTCGATTATCACCACCATATGGCGAACCTCGGCACCCGCCCGCTGGATGAGCTTCTCCCGGAGATTTTTCAGACGTGGGAAAAAACAGGACTCAAGCCGAAAATCCACATCTCCTCGCCCAAATCGGAAAAAGCCTTCCGGTCCCATGCCGACTATGTTGACATTGATTTCATCAGGCCACTTCTCGATCTGCTGAAAACCTTTAATCGGGATATCGATTTCATGATTGAAGCTAAAGCAAAAGATAAGGCTGCGCTTAAGCTGACAGAGGATATCAGCAGCATCCGCGGGGTGAAAAGGATTGGCGGGGCGGAGATTGAGTGGAAATGA